A single genomic interval of Corvus hawaiiensis isolate bCorHaw1 chromosome 5, bCorHaw1.pri.cur, whole genome shotgun sequence harbors:
- the CRACD gene encoding capping protein-inhibiting regulator of actin dynamics isoform X1, whose product MINLFKKPFRIEQQAIGLAGDASWSAYGKQSWETDKKKAGKFQPFKKLFGKRKKREPASDCEEPKLKPSHSFGNICNGTFCSDDEPSSALRSSHYSMGSRAFSHDSIFIPDGRAESEQAIQAMSQENVLGKVKILQQQLAKNIKFGQPPQMTISARTMGEANTSTEDDALLSSPTEMETQQDTVISECSNKSTDTPDFLRKMNFLGAGHEMEEKVTPVKSSRPKRQFSCSGTIETINLDSVPQAVARLDNSAAKHKLSVKPKKQRMSRQHKRLTKGSQSLTITEFEPEDLETQLYEDIYPGYIGRFTADKLIRERDEQKQLQLAEEKRIEDHWGILEAERIRQIVEMEEQREMEEKRCQEFEEMWKEQEKRHREEERRQYLLEGETSLKIEEQTCHKEKRRLMKAEKRQELEEQRYQELEKQRQKELEEQQRQDLEKRQWEGEEQQRRELEVQKLKEQEEQQRRELEVQKLKEQEEQQRRELEVQKLKEQEEQQRRELEVQKLKEQEEQQRRELEEQKLKEQEEQQRQELEVQKLKEQEEQKRRELDEQWHQQWEEQQRLKQEEEKHQEWEEQQRLKQEEEKHQEWEEQQRLKQEEKHQEQEEQQRQELEEQKHQEQEEQRCQELEEEKHQEWEEQKHKDLEEKQRQELEKQQRLALEQLRQDRTEKDSQKEEERNWLEEQKELKKQNKEEIQGQELEEKELQEVEIKLKQEKEPESHKQEKKQEEQRQHLKEKERTEKEQPQQVTDKKKKREEQRKHKLTKQMHMESSEYVLLDEMKQQKEQNGREWNKLKEQKVDTEGQNLPPKQENSLEQPQEKDQLCSAGGADRHPAEEKLQEGLSSQKVKQPEKGNKTSEELQAQKLKREVEAQEQKRIGEELRWQEVDERQTASRPFTFQVSSGDKQIIFQKVNLSPVMPIKGAGLSSPSVKDCRVHTTSKGSHSLPSSVCVPHTAILVTGAQLCGTAVNLNQIKDTACKSLLGLTEERKNVDVPSPEKPERKKQDPKPSSSKMKHAQEALNNQAVLAEWASIRSRILKNAENNKYNERDRVSVCRHSDDWTARGRGAPHGNLRKTLSANAKFSITPAWQKFSDVSKTSSDAENVNVAKGNETVAVGRTTGSSADSKEDVVSTFKDNLSEKPKEKMETHSEVTDNTEGCKFAKDLPSFLVPSFPHSMGKELPQPELPNALENQQNNSTKKADKPPSNGEENVSPFGIKLRRTNYSLRFHYDQQAEQKKKKRYSAGDNFDGVPDPLTSAEGEKESSVFTSQESTSPGTGRANISGNLKDSSVTVVEVSPPVVPPATGQSALTAHEKPACKSLVPQKPALAPKPTSQTPPSSPLSKMNRSNLSEVLGQRVVKAESDGGWRKEDRANAAQPIPSNDYKNEEEEVKEKKSFFPSLSIPWREKSDKKPEPLKKEKPVLQSRHSLDGSKLMEKVETSQPLWITLALQKQKGFREQQATREERRQAREAKQAEKLAKENAAVSNQSDNKSNSSKTSTLQKSTAQEGEKKMETAVSRLERREHLKKSNTLPTSVTVEISDSVPSTPVTKEVAKRFSTPDANPVSTEPAWLALAKRKAKAWSDCPQIIK is encoded by the exons atccTCCCATTATTCTATGGGCAGTCGAGCTTTTTCCCATGACAGTATTTTCATACCTGATGGGAGAGCAGAGAGTGAACAGGCCATTCAAGCAATGTCACAGGAGAACGTTTTAGGAAAAGTCAAAATTCTTCAG CAACAGTTGgcgaaaaatataaaatttggGCAGCCTCCACAAATGACAATTTCTGCGAGGACAATGGGGGAAGCAAACaccagtacagaagatgatgcATTGCTCAGCAGCCCCACGGAGATGGAGACCCAGCAGGACACAGTGATCTCAGAGTGCAGTAATAAA TCCACTGACACTCCAGATTTCttgagaaaaatgaattttcttggAGCAGGacatgaaatggaagaaaag GTCACTCCAGTCAAATCATCTCGGCCAAAAAGACAGTTTTCCTGTTCTGGCACAATTGAAACAATCAATTTGGATTCAGTTCCCCAGGCTGTTGCTCGTCTAGACAACAGTGCAGCTAAGCACAAACTGTCAGTGAAGCCAAAAAAGCAGAGGATGTCAAGACAGCACAAGAGATTGACAAAG GGATCACAAAGTTTAACAATAACAGAATTTGAGCCAGAGGACCTAGAAACTCAGCTGTATGAGGACATATACCCAGGTTATATTGGACGCTTCACAGCAGACAAGCTAATCCGGGAGAGAGATGAGCAGAAGCAGCTTCAGctggcagaggaaaaaagaattgaaGATCACTGGGGCATCCTTGAAGCCGAAAGGATAAGACAGATTGTAGAaatggaagaacaaagagaaatggaagaaaaaaggtgCCAAGAATTTGAGGAGATGtggaaagaacaggaaaaaagacaTCGTGAAGAAGAGAGGAGGCAGTACCTCCTTGAAGGAGAGACATCTTTGAAAATAGAAGAGCAAACATGccataaagagaaaagaagactcATGAAGGCTGAAAAAAGGcaagagctggaggagcagaggtaccaggagctggagaagcagaggcagaaggAGTTGGAGGAACAACAAAGACAAGACCTGGAgaagaggcagtgggaaggggaggaaCAGCAGAGGCGAGAGCTGGAGGTGCAGAAGCTCAAGGAACAGGAGGAGCAACAGAGACGAGAGCTGGAGGTGCAGAAGCTCAAGGAACAGGAGGAGCAACAGAGACGAGAGCTGGAGGTGCAGAAGCTCAAGGAACAGGAGGAGCAACAGAGACGAGAGCTGGAGGTGCAGAAGCTCAAGGAACAGGAGGAGCAACAGAGACGGGAGTTGGAGGAGCAGAAGCTCAAGGAACAGGAGGAGCAACAGAGACAGGAGTTGGAGGTACAAAAGCTCAAGGAACAAGAGGAGCAAAAGAGACGAGAGCTGGATGAGCAGTGGCACCAGCAATGGGAGGAACAGCAGAGACtaaagcaggaggaagagaagcaCCAGGAATGGGAGGAACAGCAGAGACtaaagcaggaggaagagaagcaCCAGGAATGGGAGGAACAGCAGAGACTaaagcaggaagagaagcaCCAGGAACAGGAAGAGCAACAGAGACAAGAGCTGGAGGAACAGAAGCACCAAGAACAGGAAGAGCAGAGATGTCAGGAattggaggaggagaagcatCAGGAATGGGAAGAGCAGAAGCACAAGGATTTGGAGGAGAAACAGAGACaagagctggagaagcagcagaggctAGCACTGGAACAATTAAGGCAAGACAGGACTGAAAAAGACAgtcaaaaggaagaagaaagaaactggCTGGAGGAGCAAAAAGAACTCAAGAaacaaaataaggaagaaatacaGGGACAAGAGCTAGAAGAGAAAGAGCTTCAAGAAgttgaaataaaactgaaacaggagaaagaacCTGAGAGCCACAAACAAGAGAAGAAACAGGAGGAACAAAGACAGCatttgaaggagaaagaaaggacagagaaggaacaaCCCCAGCAAGTGACGGATAAGAAAAAGAAACGGGAAGAGCAGCGGAAACACAAGCTCACAAAACAAATGCACATGGAAAGTTCAGAGTATGTACTACTAGATGAAatgaagcagcaaaaggaacaaaatggACGTGAATGGAACAAGCTGAAAGAGCAGAAGGTAGACACAGAAGGACAAAATCTTCCGCCAAAACAAGAAAACTCCTTGGAACAGCCACAGGAAAAAGATCAGTTGTGTTCTGCTGGAGGGGCTGATAGGCATCCAGCAGAGGAGAAGCTCCAAGAAGGATTAAGTTCCCAAAAAGTCAAACAGCcagaaaaagggaataaaacatCAGAAGAACTGCAAGCCCAGAAACTGAAGAGAGAAGTTGAGGCTCAGGAGCAAAAACGCATAGGGGAAGAACTTCGGTGGCAAGAAGTAGATGAAAGACAGACGGCATCCAGACCCTTCACATTTCAAGTGTCTTCTGGAGATAAACAGATCATATTTCAGAAAGTAAATCTGAGTCCTGTCATGCCCATCAAAGGAGCAGGACTCTCTTCTCCATCTGTCAAAGACTGCAGGGTGCACACTACCAGTAAGGGCTCTCATTCCCTCCCATCATCTGTGTGTGTACCCCACACAGCTATTTTGGTTACTGGAGCACAGCTGTGTGGCACAGCAGTGAACCTGAACCAGATTAAGGACACGGCTTGCAAGTCATTACTTGGCTTaacagaagagaggaaaaatgtggACGTTCCCTCTCCAGAGAAGCCcgagagaaaaaaacaggatcccaaacccagcagcagtAAAATGAAACACGCACAAGAGGCACTGAACAACCAGGCTGTACTGGCTGAGTGGGCCTCTATCCGCTCCAGAATCCTAAAGAACgcagaaaacaacaaatacAATGAGAGAGACCGGGTAAGCGTCTGCAGGCACAGTGATGACTGGACAGCCCGAGGACGCGGTGCTCCCCATGGTAACTTGAGGAAAACCCTCTCTGCAAATGCAAAGTTCTCGATTACACCAGCATGGCAGAAATTTTCAGACGTTTCAAAAACCAGTTCAGATGCTGAGAATGTAAATGTGGCAAAAGGCAATGAAacagtggctgtggggagaaccACTGGCTCATCTGCTGATTCAAAGGAGGACGTGGTCTCCACTTTTAAGGATAACTTATCTGAAAAGCCCAAGGAGAAAATGGAAACCCATAGTGAAGTGACAGACAACACCGAAGGCTGTAAATTTGCAAAAGATCTTCCATCTTTCCTTGTTCCAAGTTTTCCACATTCTATGGGTAAGGAATTACCCCAGCCAGAACTTCCCAATGCCCTGGAAAATCAGCAAAATAACAGCacaaaaaaagcagataaaCCACCAtcaaatggagaagaaaatgtttctccTTTTGGAATAAAGTTACGAAGGACAAACTATTCTTTACGTTTTCATTATGATCAACAggcagagcaaaagaaaaagaaaagatacagTGCAGGAGACAATTTTGATGGTGTGCCTGACCCACTCACCTCAGCAGAAGGTGAGAAAGAATCTTCTGTTTTCACTTCACAAGAAAGTACCTCTCCTGGCACGGGGAGAGCAAACATTTCTGGTAATTTAAAAGACTCTTCAGTTACTGTCGTGGAGGTTTCACCACCAGTGGTCCCACCAGCCACCGGCCAGAGTGCTCTCACTGCTCATGAGAAACCAGCATGCAAGTCACTGGTCCCACAGAAACCTGCCTTAGCTCCAAAGCCCACCAGCCAGACCCCACCATCGTCTCCTCTCTCTAAAATGAACAGATCAAACCTATCTGAAGTATTGGGGCAAAGGGTGGTTAAAGCTGAATCAGATGGCggctggagaaaagaagacagagCAAATGCAGCCCAACCCATACCATCCAATGACTAcaaaaatgaagaggaagaagtCAAAGAAAAGAAGTCATTTTTCCCATCTCTAAGTATTCCatggagagaaaaaagtgacaaaaagcCTGAGCCATTGAAGAAAG aaaagccTGTTCTTCAGAGCAGACACTCTTTAGATGGCTCTAAATTGATGGAAAAAGTGGAAACTTCACAACCACTTTGGATTACATTAGCACTGCAAAAGCAAAAGGGATTTCGTGAGCAGCAAGCTAcgagggaagagagaagacaAGCCAGAGAGGCAAagcaagctgaaaaactggctaAAGAAAAT GCTGCTGTAAGTAATCAGTCAGATAATAAAagtaacagcagcaaaacaagcaCACTGCAGAAATCTACAGCTcaagaaggagagaagaaaatggagaCAGCTGTGTCAAGACTAGAAAGAAGGGAGCATCTAAAAAAGTCGAACACCCTTCCAACATCTGTGACAG tggaaatttcAGATTCTGTTCCATCAACCCCAGTGACAAAGGAGGTGGCCAAGAGATTCTCTACGCCTGATGCTAACCCAGTGTCAACAGAACCAGCCTGGCTCGCGTTAGCcaagaggaaagcaaaagcctgGAGTGACTGTCCACAGATCATAAAGTAA
- the CRACD gene encoding capping protein-inhibiting regulator of actin dynamics isoform X3, translated as MINLFKKPYKKKAGKFQPFKKLFGKRKKREPASDCEEPKLKPSHSFGNICNGTFCSDDEPSSALRSSHYSMGSRAFSHDSIFIPDGRAESEQAIQAMSQENVLGKVKILQQQLAKNIKFGQPPQMTISARTMGEANTSTEDDALLSSPTEMETQQDTVISECSNKSTDTPDFLRKMNFLGAGHEMEEKVTPVKSSRPKRQFSCSGTIETINLDSVPQAVARLDNSAAKHKLSVKPKKQRMSRQHKRLTKGSQSLTITEFEPEDLETQLYEDIYPGYIGRFTADKLIRERDEQKQLQLAEEKRIEDHWGILEAERIRQIVEMEEQREMEEKRCQEFEEMWKEQEKRHREEERRQYLLEGETSLKIEEQTCHKEKRRLMKAEKRQELEEQRYQELEKQRQKELEEQQRQDLEKRQWEGEEQQRRELEVQKLKEQEEQQRRELEVQKLKEQEEQQRRELEVQKLKEQEEQQRRELEVQKLKEQEEQQRRELEEQKLKEQEEQQRQELEVQKLKEQEEQKRRELDEQWHQQWEEQQRLKQEEEKHQEWEEQQRLKQEEEKHQEWEEQQRLKQEEKHQEQEEQQRQELEEQKHQEQEEQRCQELEEEKHQEWEEQKHKDLEEKQRQELEKQQRLALEQLRQDRTEKDSQKEEERNWLEEQKELKKQNKEEIQGQELEEKELQEVEIKLKQEKEPESHKQEKKQEEQRQHLKEKERTEKEQPQQVTDKKKKREEQRKHKLTKQMHMESSEYVLLDEMKQQKEQNGREWNKLKEQKVDTEGQNLPPKQENSLEQPQEKDQLCSAGGADRHPAEEKLQEGLSSQKVKQPEKGNKTSEELQAQKLKREVEAQEQKRIGEELRWQEVDERQTASRPFTFQVSSGDKQIIFQKVNLSPVMPIKGAGLSSPSVKDCRVHTTSKGSHSLPSSVCVPHTAILVTGAQLCGTAVNLNQIKDTACKSLLGLTEERKNVDVPSPEKPERKKQDPKPSSSKMKHAQEALNNQAVLAEWASIRSRILKNAENNKYNERDRVSVCRHSDDWTARGRGAPHGNLRKTLSANAKFSITPAWQKFSDVSKTSSDAENVNVAKGNETVAVGRTTGSSADSKEDVVSTFKDNLSEKPKEKMETHSEVTDNTEGCKFAKDLPSFLVPSFPHSMGKELPQPELPNALENQQNNSTKKADKPPSNGEENVSPFGIKLRRTNYSLRFHYDQQAEQKKKKRYSAGDNFDGVPDPLTSAEGEKESSVFTSQESTSPGTGRANISGNLKDSSVTVVEVSPPVVPPATGQSALTAHEKPACKSLVPQKPALAPKPTSQTPPSSPLSKMNRSNLSEVLGQRVVKAESDGGWRKEDRANAAQPIPSNDYKNEEEEVKEKKSFFPSLSIPWREKSDKKPEPLKKEKPVLQSRHSLDGSKLMEKVETSQPLWITLALQKQKGFREQQATREERRQAREAKQAEKLAKENAAVSNQSDNKSNSSKTSTLQKSTAQEGEKKMETAVSRLERREHLKKSNTLPTSVTVEISDSVPSTPVTKEVAKRFSTPDANPVSTEPAWLALAKRKAKAWSDCPQIIK; from the exons atccTCCCATTATTCTATGGGCAGTCGAGCTTTTTCCCATGACAGTATTTTCATACCTGATGGGAGAGCAGAGAGTGAACAGGCCATTCAAGCAATGTCACAGGAGAACGTTTTAGGAAAAGTCAAAATTCTTCAG CAACAGTTGgcgaaaaatataaaatttggGCAGCCTCCACAAATGACAATTTCTGCGAGGACAATGGGGGAAGCAAACaccagtacagaagatgatgcATTGCTCAGCAGCCCCACGGAGATGGAGACCCAGCAGGACACAGTGATCTCAGAGTGCAGTAATAAA TCCACTGACACTCCAGATTTCttgagaaaaatgaattttcttggAGCAGGacatgaaatggaagaaaag GTCACTCCAGTCAAATCATCTCGGCCAAAAAGACAGTTTTCCTGTTCTGGCACAATTGAAACAATCAATTTGGATTCAGTTCCCCAGGCTGTTGCTCGTCTAGACAACAGTGCAGCTAAGCACAAACTGTCAGTGAAGCCAAAAAAGCAGAGGATGTCAAGACAGCACAAGAGATTGACAAAG GGATCACAAAGTTTAACAATAACAGAATTTGAGCCAGAGGACCTAGAAACTCAGCTGTATGAGGACATATACCCAGGTTATATTGGACGCTTCACAGCAGACAAGCTAATCCGGGAGAGAGATGAGCAGAAGCAGCTTCAGctggcagaggaaaaaagaattgaaGATCACTGGGGCATCCTTGAAGCCGAAAGGATAAGACAGATTGTAGAaatggaagaacaaagagaaatggaagaaaaaaggtgCCAAGAATTTGAGGAGATGtggaaagaacaggaaaaaagacaTCGTGAAGAAGAGAGGAGGCAGTACCTCCTTGAAGGAGAGACATCTTTGAAAATAGAAGAGCAAACATGccataaagagaaaagaagactcATGAAGGCTGAAAAAAGGcaagagctggaggagcagaggtaccaggagctggagaagcagaggcagaaggAGTTGGAGGAACAACAAAGACAAGACCTGGAgaagaggcagtgggaaggggaggaaCAGCAGAGGCGAGAGCTGGAGGTGCAGAAGCTCAAGGAACAGGAGGAGCAACAGAGACGAGAGCTGGAGGTGCAGAAGCTCAAGGAACAGGAGGAGCAACAGAGACGAGAGCTGGAGGTGCAGAAGCTCAAGGAACAGGAGGAGCAACAGAGACGAGAGCTGGAGGTGCAGAAGCTCAAGGAACAGGAGGAGCAACAGAGACGGGAGTTGGAGGAGCAGAAGCTCAAGGAACAGGAGGAGCAACAGAGACAGGAGTTGGAGGTACAAAAGCTCAAGGAACAAGAGGAGCAAAAGAGACGAGAGCTGGATGAGCAGTGGCACCAGCAATGGGAGGAACAGCAGAGACtaaagcaggaggaagagaagcaCCAGGAATGGGAGGAACAGCAGAGACtaaagcaggaggaagagaagcaCCAGGAATGGGAGGAACAGCAGAGACTaaagcaggaagagaagcaCCAGGAACAGGAAGAGCAACAGAGACAAGAGCTGGAGGAACAGAAGCACCAAGAACAGGAAGAGCAGAGATGTCAGGAattggaggaggagaagcatCAGGAATGGGAAGAGCAGAAGCACAAGGATTTGGAGGAGAAACAGAGACaagagctggagaagcagcagaggctAGCACTGGAACAATTAAGGCAAGACAGGACTGAAAAAGACAgtcaaaaggaagaagaaagaaactggCTGGAGGAGCAAAAAGAACTCAAGAaacaaaataaggaagaaatacaGGGACAAGAGCTAGAAGAGAAAGAGCTTCAAGAAgttgaaataaaactgaaacaggagaaagaacCTGAGAGCCACAAACAAGAGAAGAAACAGGAGGAACAAAGACAGCatttgaaggagaaagaaaggacagagaaggaacaaCCCCAGCAAGTGACGGATAAGAAAAAGAAACGGGAAGAGCAGCGGAAACACAAGCTCACAAAACAAATGCACATGGAAAGTTCAGAGTATGTACTACTAGATGAAatgaagcagcaaaaggaacaaaatggACGTGAATGGAACAAGCTGAAAGAGCAGAAGGTAGACACAGAAGGACAAAATCTTCCGCCAAAACAAGAAAACTCCTTGGAACAGCCACAGGAAAAAGATCAGTTGTGTTCTGCTGGAGGGGCTGATAGGCATCCAGCAGAGGAGAAGCTCCAAGAAGGATTAAGTTCCCAAAAAGTCAAACAGCcagaaaaagggaataaaacatCAGAAGAACTGCAAGCCCAGAAACTGAAGAGAGAAGTTGAGGCTCAGGAGCAAAAACGCATAGGGGAAGAACTTCGGTGGCAAGAAGTAGATGAAAGACAGACGGCATCCAGACCCTTCACATTTCAAGTGTCTTCTGGAGATAAACAGATCATATTTCAGAAAGTAAATCTGAGTCCTGTCATGCCCATCAAAGGAGCAGGACTCTCTTCTCCATCTGTCAAAGACTGCAGGGTGCACACTACCAGTAAGGGCTCTCATTCCCTCCCATCATCTGTGTGTGTACCCCACACAGCTATTTTGGTTACTGGAGCACAGCTGTGTGGCACAGCAGTGAACCTGAACCAGATTAAGGACACGGCTTGCAAGTCATTACTTGGCTTaacagaagagaggaaaaatgtggACGTTCCCTCTCCAGAGAAGCCcgagagaaaaaaacaggatcccaaacccagcagcagtAAAATGAAACACGCACAAGAGGCACTGAACAACCAGGCTGTACTGGCTGAGTGGGCCTCTATCCGCTCCAGAATCCTAAAGAACgcagaaaacaacaaatacAATGAGAGAGACCGGGTAAGCGTCTGCAGGCACAGTGATGACTGGACAGCCCGAGGACGCGGTGCTCCCCATGGTAACTTGAGGAAAACCCTCTCTGCAAATGCAAAGTTCTCGATTACACCAGCATGGCAGAAATTTTCAGACGTTTCAAAAACCAGTTCAGATGCTGAGAATGTAAATGTGGCAAAAGGCAATGAAacagtggctgtggggagaaccACTGGCTCATCTGCTGATTCAAAGGAGGACGTGGTCTCCACTTTTAAGGATAACTTATCTGAAAAGCCCAAGGAGAAAATGGAAACCCATAGTGAAGTGACAGACAACACCGAAGGCTGTAAATTTGCAAAAGATCTTCCATCTTTCCTTGTTCCAAGTTTTCCACATTCTATGGGTAAGGAATTACCCCAGCCAGAACTTCCCAATGCCCTGGAAAATCAGCAAAATAACAGCacaaaaaaagcagataaaCCACCAtcaaatggagaagaaaatgtttctccTTTTGGAATAAAGTTACGAAGGACAAACTATTCTTTACGTTTTCATTATGATCAACAggcagagcaaaagaaaaagaaaagatacagTGCAGGAGACAATTTTGATGGTGTGCCTGACCCACTCACCTCAGCAGAAGGTGAGAAAGAATCTTCTGTTTTCACTTCACAAGAAAGTACCTCTCCTGGCACGGGGAGAGCAAACATTTCTGGTAATTTAAAAGACTCTTCAGTTACTGTCGTGGAGGTTTCACCACCAGTGGTCCCACCAGCCACCGGCCAGAGTGCTCTCACTGCTCATGAGAAACCAGCATGCAAGTCACTGGTCCCACAGAAACCTGCCTTAGCTCCAAAGCCCACCAGCCAGACCCCACCATCGTCTCCTCTCTCTAAAATGAACAGATCAAACCTATCTGAAGTATTGGGGCAAAGGGTGGTTAAAGCTGAATCAGATGGCggctggagaaaagaagacagagCAAATGCAGCCCAACCCATACCATCCAATGACTAcaaaaatgaagaggaagaagtCAAAGAAAAGAAGTCATTTTTCCCATCTCTAAGTATTCCatggagagaaaaaagtgacaaaaagcCTGAGCCATTGAAGAAAG aaaagccTGTTCTTCAGAGCAGACACTCTTTAGATGGCTCTAAATTGATGGAAAAAGTGGAAACTTCACAACCACTTTGGATTACATTAGCACTGCAAAAGCAAAAGGGATTTCGTGAGCAGCAAGCTAcgagggaagagagaagacaAGCCAGAGAGGCAAagcaagctgaaaaactggctaAAGAAAAT GCTGCTGTAAGTAATCAGTCAGATAATAAAagtaacagcagcaaaacaagcaCACTGCAGAAATCTACAGCTcaagaaggagagaagaaaatggagaCAGCTGTGTCAAGACTAGAAAGAAGGGAGCATCTAAAAAAGTCGAACACCCTTCCAACATCTGTGACAG tggaaatttcAGATTCTGTTCCATCAACCCCAGTGACAAAGGAGGTGGCCAAGAGATTCTCTACGCCTGATGCTAACCCAGTGTCAACAGAACCAGCCTGGCTCGCGTTAGCcaagaggaaagcaaaagcctgGAGTGACTGTCCACAGATCATAAAGTAA